TGTaggaaaaacaagaatgCAAGTTTCCATGGAAgatgagaagaaaatgggaaGTCTTGCCTCAAAAACCAATTCGAAAGATACCATCTTTAAATTCATTTCACAGATATACAAAAACGAGGGAATTGGCGCATTATATGTTGGTTTGGTTCCAAGAAGTCTGAAAATTGCCCCAGCATGTGCAATCATGATTTCCAGTTATGAGATGacaaaaaagtttttcaaagagaaatcaGCTTGAtttactttctttttggttgGAGCTTTTTACTACGCATTTAATAGAGATATATACATCTGTACATAAATTAATGTTGCCTAAACCTATTTACGGGTGAGCTTTCATTAACAATAATATAAAACACAAATTCTCATGGAAATGGAGGGTTGAAGAATGTTAAGAAAAACATGTCAAGTTTTGGCACGAACGAAAAAGTTTAGCAAAgcaaattcaagtttttgaCCAAACAGACGTATCTTGTTGGTTCATGTAATGGCTGATCTTCACTGTGCTGTTGTTTTGGTCACCAGCGTTGCGCTGGACATAGGTATTGTAGTTAGCAGCTGTATCGAATGATAACTTCTCATTAAATCTCTCATGTAGTTCGGGGTTTTCCAAATCTCTCGGATCGGACCCAAAAGGCTTGAATATTTTGGCAGGTTTCGTAAAATGGTAGTGACTCTTGTATTCCGTTTCCTCCAGCCGAAGAGGTTTCTCACCATCGTTCAGACTATTTTGATCTTCACCGATAAAAGAAATTAGTGAATCATTGTTCTGTCTTATGTTGTAAGAGGCATCTGTTGATCTTTCTGGTAACGAGGGACTTCTCTCGATTCTTGCACTGGAGCATGACAAATCAGAAATCCCAGAAAGCAAGTCAAACCCTGTAAGGTTGAGTTTTGATTCATAAATGCTGTCAGGATTTTTAATCATTCTTTcgaattcatcaaaatcaagtaGCGTCTCCTGACatattttgttgatggaGATTGTGGAAGCTTTAAACGCATAGGCAAATGCGAATATAGCAGGCCTGACATCTTCCCGAACAGTTTTTTCTAAACTAAGTTGAGATGCTTTTAAAGATGTAGAGTAATAGTTTACATCATTCTGAAGTTGAGCCATTGTAGCTTGATCCGTGCTTTTCTTCTTAAAATCTTCGAAACTTCTTTTTGCTTTGATATACTTAGCCAAGTCTAcgtttctttgaatttcaacCCGATTTAGTGGCTTAACCTTAGAACTCAAAACCTCCATTCTCTCTGCcaattttttattaataTTCGAATGGAGCAGTGCAAATTTCTGGTACTCTAGAACTAGCATACTTATTTCATCGGTTTCAAAGGTAGCAGCCCAATCTTTCAGTAGCTTGGAATTTCTATCAATTAATTTACCAGATTTACTCAAGTGTTTGGCCAAGTCACGGAAGTCATTCCACAAAATTTTAGAGCTTGCTTTCCCAGGAGTCACAGCtccaattttttccaacTTGGGACGGAATAATAAAGCCAAGTTTGTAATCGACTCCTTTCCTCTCTCAAGATGACCAATGGCCCTTTCtgcatttgatgaatttattCCACATCCAGAATGTAAACTTGTACCAGTAAAATTCGATGTTGGACTGTGGGTAGCAGAACAATTGTTACTCCCCAATTTTTCCATTGGAGGTATCTTTCCTAGCTTTTCGGTCATATTTACAACCGCACACAAACTATTATATCAATATCTACGAGAAACTGTAAGAGCTGTATCAATCGCTGTACCAAAATGAGGATACTGGTAGCTCAAAGCATGAGGAGTTGCCCTGTTATGGGTGTTTCCACATTGGGTCTCTTCAAATAGGTGCGGCTTAAATACCGAAGGAGCtactcttcttttttttttccatttttcaagcaaGCGATGAATGTATATGGATACAGGTGGATCTTTCTTTCGGCgggaaagaagaagaactatTCACTATAACCACTCAACTGGAGCTGTTGCAAGTTGAAGCTGAAAGGTTTACCTAAGATTGGAAAAATGGTGATCTCTTATTTTAAGGAGCAGTGTAACTTCAAGGTCGATTATGCGCCCGCCAAGGTTAAAAAATGGAGATCTTCAAGAACGGGACTTCAAGTTACCTTGATTGACCAAGCTTCACCTGTTGTGAACGGTTATTTTGCTGTTGCTACCGAGATATTAAATGACAGTGGATGTCCACATACTCTTGAGCACTTAATTTTTATGGGTTCAAAGAAGTACCCATACAAGGGGTTGTTGGATATATTAGGTAATTTGGCTTTTAGTTCCACAAATGCATGGACCGCCACGGATCAGACTGTTTATACTTTATCAACTGCAGGTTGGGAAGGCTTTAAAATGCTTTTACCTGTTTATCTGGATCATCTTTTCAATCCTTCAATCACCGATGAGGCTTGTTATACAGAAGTTTATCATGTTGATGGCGaaggaaaggaaaaggGTGTTGTTTATTCGGAAATGCAAGGTATTGAGAATCAATCCTGgtttattcaaaacttAGAGTCACAGAGGACTTTATATAAGAATTCCGGCTACAAGTCTGAAACGGGTGGCTTAACCAAAAATTTACGTACCCTAGATGCTGAAACTATCAGAAAATATCATGCTGATAATTACAGACCCGATAATCTCTGTATTATTATATCGGGATCTgttaatgaagatgaattgatgaaattaatgACAGACTTTGATTCGGAGCTTGATAGTCTTCCTGAAACACCTAACAAAAGACCATTTGTTGATACTCCAATTGATTTACCGTTGAGTGAAACAATTACTAAGAACGTTCTGTTTCCAGATAAGGATGAATCCTCTGGAAATATCATGATGTCATGGATTGGACCAGACTCAAGGAATACTGTCTTGGACCAGGCAATCGACATTTTGGGTAAGTATTTAACTTCCTCGTCTGTTTCCTTATTTAGCCAAAATTTCATCGAAGTCGACGATCCCTGGGCGACGGACACAGGATTTTACACAGAGAGTTACATTTTATCTGGAATGGTATTGAGTTTTGACAATGTTCCTACTGAAAAGTTGTCGACTTTCCCACAGAAGGTCCTGGATCTTATGAGAGAACATTGTGATGTCTCTAAATTTGATATCATCCGTTTGAGAGATTTGGTTGAGCAAACGATGTGGAAATATGTGCACAAATCCGAAAAGAGTCCTGAAACTCTTGCGTATATTGCCATTTATGAGTTTGAATATGGCAAGGATAGCGGTAAAGATCTTGAAAATTATTCCAAGACATTAGATGAATTCAAAGAGCTTTTAGAGTGGGACGTTGCAAAGTGGGTCGATGTTTTTAGAAAATACTACGTCGATAACCATTGTGCCATTATAATAGCAACCCCTTCAAAAGAACTCtataataaaaataaaatagaCAATGAGAAATTGTTAAACGAGAGGAAACAGACACTTGGACTTGAAGGcttgaaagaattagaaaaaaaattagaaaaagcACAAGAGGTCAACAATAAAGAGATCCCTGCCCAAATTCTATCGTCTTTTGGAAGACCAAACCCCTCAAGCATCGCATTCAATAAAACAGAATCAATTACTGTAGGATCCACTAAGGATACCATCAATGGCACTTCCGATTCtcttaaaaaaatcatccaGGATACACCCGATAATTTCTCAATCTTTGCACATTATGAAAACTATGAATCAAATTTTGCAACTATCCATCTCCTATTCTCCTCTTTTGAAATAGATGAAAAACATTTGCCATTGTTGagaatctttgaaaatttgacTACTTTACCTGTAGTTGAATCCAATGGTGAAATAACTCCTTATGAAGAGGTAGTGAAGCAAGTCAAGAGAGACACAATAAGTTGCTATTTTGGAAACTCTTTCAATGGtaagtttgaagaatttatGGATTTCTCGATAACTGTTAAGAACGAAAACTACAGTAAAGCGATCGAATGGTATAAAAAGctactttttcaaacaaaattcACTCAAGAACGTGTGACAGTCATacttaaaaaattaatcAAGTCATTACCTGAGCTTAAGAGATCGGGTTCTTACATGTTGAGGTACCTCTACAACAAACACTGCTACACAACAAGGTCTCTTCTGAGGTCGAGTGAGATTATTACAAATGAGCAGTACCTAAAGGATACTCTCCAGAAAATTGAAGCAGgtaatttcaaagagatcGAAAACCAATTAGATGAGATTAGGTCTAAGTTATTTgacaacaaaaatatcaagctGGTGGTTTTTGGTGATGTCAACAAGATTGAAAATCCTGTATCTTCGTGGGCTGGTTTTGTTGGTGATACTTCAGCTGATAAGATTACAGAACTTCCATATCAATATAAAACTTTATCGGACGTTGGTGAgaagaaatccaagaaatGCTTCATCATTACCACTCCTGGCTCTGAATCAAGTTATTTAGATCTTGCTACCCATACTACTGTATTTGATTTCACCTCAGATGACTCTTTCAAGATACTGCTTGGCTCTGAATACTTGCAATGTGTCGAAGGCCCATTTTGGCGTGGTATTAGAGGTGCAGGATTGGCTTATGGTGCAAATTGTTACAACAGGGCAACTATTGGTGAGTTGGGATTTAGTATCTATAGAGGTGCAGATGTGGAAAAATCATATTCGGTTGCTAaagatattgttgaaaatcaCGCAAATGGAAAGGTTGCAATTGATGAGAGTCTACTCAACGGTGCTGTCAGTAGTATTGTGAACCGATTAGCCGAAACTCAATCAAATTACTCTCAAACGGCTACAGAAGAATTTTACAGCAATATTCTACTCAAGAGAGGGCCAGACTataagaagaaattaaTGACTGCTCTCTCACTAATTACTAAGGAAGACTTGATTGATATCTTTAAAAGGTACTTTGTGAATATGTTTAATCCTGACACAAGTTTATGCTTTATCAGTTGCAATCCTACTAAATCTGAAAATATAGCTACCTTTTTTGGCAATCTTGGatatgaaattgaagttgaacaCGTTTCCGTTGAGAATGATGAcattgatggtgatgagaGCACTGATTATGGCTCTGAAGATGATTCTGAAAGTGGCTCTGAGAGTGACTCTGAAGGTGAATCAGAAGGTGAGGACGAATGATCCAAGAATGACTAAAAGCACATCTAGAACATATTTAATTTTGGATATACATTAAAATATtagaataaaataaatagtGACGTATTTGTAAACAGAATGATTGGAAGTTCTTGGaaattgtttattttttcttctcgGTAATTATTTGATCTACATTTAGACCTGTGTACTCACCAATGCTCCGCTTGACTTTGGCTAAGAAACCTTCAACTTCCTTTGAGCTCTCTACAATTGTGGAGGATGTACTCTTTACTAGCTCTTCAGATTTTTCAGCAAACTCCACTTGTTTTGTATGGACTGCAGgtaatttttccttttcaacattttctaAAAAGCCAAAgacattgttgaatgtTTTCGGAAAGAACAGCTTAAATGAAAGTAAACCAGTTGCCACAGGCGCTAGTACCCTAATCAgaatgtttttctttcttgctAAAACAGAACCAAACAACCCACCGGTGATTACATATAGCGCATCTGGAAaaaattcttctcttctaTCATGTAATGAACTAGCTGTTGAGAAAACTTCCCTTTCAGCCTTGAAATACTGCtctgatttttcaatgtaaTACTTTTTCGACAGTTCAAAATACTTATATAATTCTTCTCTTGCGGACTTTATCCGAGGTTCAAGAAGTGATTCGATACTCTGTTCTTCCTTTACAAATTTTGACAACTGAGGTTCTGATGGTGTGGTTTCTGAAACAGACACCTGTTGGGGCTCATCGTTGTAGAAGGTTCTTTTCGATTCACATTTAATACTCTCGCTAAATGTCAAATAAGTTATAGAAGTAGATGAAACTAGAAGACCTGCCTTTATCAAAAGAACATTTTAGGCGACACAGAATATTCCAGTTAGTAATCGCTCAATTGGTCTAAATAAAGCTATGGCATATAATGAGTAGCGTTCAAAAACATACCTTAAGAATAGTTGAAgacattgttgatggtGTTAGCCAGTGGTTTTCTTatcgtttttttttttggacTGGTTTCAAATGTGCTTGTTCATACTcaataatattgaaaatcGTACTCTCAATATATGGGTGGGATCTCACGCATAGAGACAACAAATTAACATTTTAAAAATGACTCGACGCGTCGGCGAGGCTCAGCCTGTCCTTTTCCGGAGTTTAAATTATTGTGTGGCtaaattgaatttatagACTTAATATGAACCTGTTCTTTTCAAGAGATTCGTTCAAGTGAATATACAGttaaaaacagaaaatggGTCTACTGAAAACACTTAAAAACAAGGTGACTTCCATATCTGAGATTGCCCCAAGTGCACCAGCAGCCCCAATAGGTAGGGAACCTACCGATAGATCCATTTATCAATCAAGACAAAATTTTGGTGTTAACTTTGGTTCTTTGTTTCTACTTGAAAAGTATATTTTTGACGAAatgtttgttgatgatgctGGTGTTGAATTGGATGCAATTAAAAATTGCTTCAAAAAAGATGGTGTTGATAAAACAAGGGAAAGGTTGGAACACCATTGGAAAAATTACTGTTCCGACAGTGATTGGGAATGGTTAAAAGAGAAAGGGATACAATCAATTCGTATACCTTTTGGCTATTGGCTTGTAGATGGTGGCTCCTTCACTAAGGGTACTTCATTTGAAAGCCTAGCTGGGGCTTATGCTAAGGGTTGGAGCATACTGAAGAAGTTTTACATTGAGAAGGCCAAACAATACCAGATCTCAATTCTAGTAGATTTGCATGCTCTTCCCAAAGGTGCTAATACGGGTGACCATAGTGGTGAATGGTTTAAAGACCCTGACTTTTGGAATGATTCCAATGCTATTAACTTAGCTGTAGAAATTTGTGCATTTATAGCTAAGGATTTAGCGGATTACGACAACATATGTGGTATTCAGATTGTCAACGAGTCTGTTTTCAGCAACAACCCAAGTggacaagaaaaatactATAGAAAGGCTGCTAATGCCATCAGAAAAGTGAATAGTGACGTTCCAATAATCATAAGTGATGGCTGGTGGCCTGACCAATGGGTCAACTTTCTTGATAGATTTTCAAACGGTGATGTTGGAAGTCTAGGTATCGTCATAGATGACCACATATACAGATGTTTCAGCGACGAcgataaaaacaaaaaaatagaagagaTTATAGAGGATCTGGATAGCTCAGTGTTAACCGGTTTATCGAAACCAGCAGATTTTATCATTGGAGAATATTCATGTGTGCTCGATTCACGGTCATGGGATAGATCACAAGGCTGTAATAGAGATGACATGGTTAGGGCCTACGGCAACAAACAAtgtaaacttttcaaagagaGAGCAAACACGGGTCACTACTTTTGGACCTTCAAATTTCAACATGGAGATGGTGGGGAGTGGGGCTTGGTTCCCATGATAAGTCGAGGCTGTATTCCAAGTAGGAACAGCTCTGTTAACCTTCCATCtaaagaagattttgaCAGAAATCTGAAGGAAATGTTACAAGGGCATGAGAATTATTGGAAAGCACAAAATCCAAATGAAAACTATGAATTCTGGAGATATAAAGAAGGCTTTACAACGGGATGGCATGATGCTTTAAGCTTTGCAAGATTTAACAATTCCAGGATCGGAAGAATGGTAGCATGGACCTCAAGCAGGAGAAAGGAACATGTTAATGCAAGGAAAAGTAGCCCATTTTTATGGCAATGGGAAGCTGGGTTCCAAGAGGCTATACGCAAGTTTGAGGAAGTATCTAATAAAGCGTTTATATAGTGGCACAAATATTACAAATTGGTTACCTTTTtctgttctttttttttttcaaaaaaataaccTTCTTTTAAGTCTAATTATTACTTTATGGAAACGACTCTGTAAAAATATCTTTCTTTAAACTGTATACTTAAAGCCAACTTCAATCCCCTTTttattgctattgttgTAATTCATTTACACAGatgcaaataaaaatgtttAGACCCAAAAGCAAAATGAGTTAACAAAATAATTCAGATATCTAACGCTAGTCAGGTGGAACTAGTTTTAATATGTCTACCCAGCTAGCCTTTTTCTAGTAAATATAAAACTTAAGGTATCCTATAATCAAAAGTTGTTATACCAACAAGATGAACTGAGAGACATTGCTTTTTTAAGATTTGGTTTGTCATTGttatatttgttttttagGTTCTATTATGATAGTTGGGTTAATGCTGACATCTTATAAACAGAAAATGTGGTATCCCTTCGATCTTGCTTAGAATAATTGGTCAAAGCGCTTCCTGATGAAATAAGTAGACAATTAATTTACATTTTTTAAAAGTATTTAACTTGATAAAACCCGTTGATTTTTACACAGCTTCTTTCCCTCTTGTTAACATTAAATTAGGGACAGGCATATTATCGTTGGACAAATTATGTTGATCTTTAGTTTGATTTGTAAGTGTCAGCTCGTTTCGATGCTTATTAACGGTATGCACTTCACACTTTTTAATTCTGCTATGAATAGCCTAAGTAAAACTTATTAAGTAGACAttttaaaaagaaatatgaaaaacaaaataaaagatCTCGACCAAAGTAACCATTGACCTTTACCAAACTAACAtataaaaagaagaactttATTTATAGAAAACATGAATAAGCTAGCATGTATGAATAACAATTTCATTCAGAACTATTAACTCCTGAGGGCTTATCACCACTATGGAATACCCGTGGTTTTGAAGTTAGTTATCAGGGTAACTCTTGATCGACACAAGTAGATTCAGAAAAGAGGGATTTTAAGCCTGAACCTTTCCTATTCAACATGAAACTGTCCTCATAATATCCATCTAGACATCTTTCCTTTAACTTACTAAAATTAAGATCAGGTGCATACTTACAAAAAGCCCAATTTGTTTATTCAGTTAGTTCTACTATCccatatatatttttaatCGAATAGAAAATTCAACCCACATGAactcaatattttcaaaactgaCCTTGAAAATTCGACATGGTGAAAACCATCAAAATTATTAAGTAGAACAAAtaattttatatatatgttTCGTGTAGtaaagaaaactttaaatTGTTTTGGAGAGAAAGATGAAGATTGATCTGTATTTTTaagaattcaaatcaaatcattaaaaatatatttcaCGTGACTACAAAAGGTCCtagaagaaagaaaattaacaatttcaacatttgtGGGTTTGGCCGAGTGGTCTAAGGCGTCACGTTTAGGCCGTGATATCTTCGGATGCAAGAGTTCGAACCTCTTAGCCCacaaatatttttttaagtttTCTCTATTGCGCCAAGGTATGTGCTGAATGTTTTTAAGATGCAATTGTTAAACATCTGCAGTCGAGTCCATCTTTTTAAAATTACATACTAAGGTTataccaagaaaaaaacgtGTTttaatcaacttcttcagtTTTATAAATTAAAAATTTGGCTTTAGTCTCACTGATCAGTGCTTTCCAAGCACTTAGTTGGCTACCACTGAGAAGCAAATGGTTGGATTCAACTAGTCTTTCTGTTCTTTTCAAGAACCGAATTAGTGATTTGACTAGATTTGTCTGCTTTTCAATATCCTGCTTAACAGCATTATCTGCGATTTTTTTATTGAGTACTTTACGGCATCTTTCAAGAAATgattcaaagatttgaacATCTCCGAAATTATGCACAAAGATTTCGGGCTGGTGctcaaatattttcaatgtaGTAAGCAAAGTTACAGAAGAGATAGTTTGGTCATCTTTAATACCacaatcaaaatatttggtAAAGAGTAATCTCCATTCAATGTCACATAAAAACTCTAGCCCTCTGTTATCTTCTAAAACTTTGAACAAGTTGTAAATAGACTCAAATATCTGTTTTCTAAAGTTTAAACcatcatcaattttataCTTATACGGACCAATCATCTGCACACGTATGAAGCTTTTATTAGGTTTGATTTCAGTTTCAACTATATTTGGAACAATCTTATTCATTAGAGAAATTGCGATATTTACTTTCTTGCTTAGAATTAAGTTCAAGTTGAAGGCACCAACCTCTTTAATCAGAAGATTAGAATGAAAGATAAAATTATTTGTGGTCATTTCGGAATATTTTACTAATTGCGAAAGTTCTGCGTTTTCTAAAAACTGGGTGTTTCCGAATGTATATTTCACTGTATCACCAAGAGTAATCAATAACGTTAAGTGAGAAGATTTGGTAGCTGATAAAACATCAAGTAAATCAGGTAGAAGGTTATATTTGAAAGCCAAGGCACCAAGGCAATCTGCAGCATTGGAGTATTCGGTGGTATTATCCAGCTGGGGACTGGATCGTTGTACATCTATAATTAACTTAAACAAATGACTTGCAGACTCATGAGATAAATGTACGTGATCTAAGATATTTGCAAGCGTTTTGAATGCGGGCGTTGACGCATTTCCTTTTAAAAACACCATAAATTGTGGTAAATAGTTATCAGGATATTTACAGACGATAGTGGACACCGTCTTCATGGTCATGTTAACAACATTAGattcatttgaagaatatccattcaaaaataaaccaAGCTCAGTTTTTAAATCAACAGAtttcaaaacttgattcaaaaaaacaagtgAAAAGTAAACGTCATTACCACtttgtatattttgaataatattATCAATGGAAGTGTAATTCTTGGAAGTAACCATAAGAACGGCCAACAATTTTGATACTTTGATATCCGATATATCATCAAAACTTTGTATTGCCTGTGAGAGAGATGAATCTGTAGTCTGTAGCAAAATCTTCTCCATCAAATCAGGCAAAACTTCATcgaattcatcaaatttacTCAACTCAATTAACACGGAGATGAATGTAGTCATATCACTTGTTATGTTAACTTTATCCAGAATATTTGTCAGGGTAATACCTATATCAACGCAGTTCAGGGGTGTAAACATTTTATTAGAGAATAAGGTACCAATTGCCAAGAGTATTGATTTGCCATCagcttcatcaaaaaaCCCAGAGGAAGTAATTATGGAAACTGTCTTAACACACGTGCCACTTAGTTCTGAAATCTTAAAATACTGTAAAATGTAACCCAAAATTGCTTTAATCCATTCTGGACTTATtgcaaaattgatttttcctGATGAacaaaattttttaatGGCGTTTAGAGTATTAAAGGCTAAAACTTCAGTGGATAGCGTTTCAGTTAATGCGTTTAAGATACTTTTCACTGTTTCTTTATCAAGTTGAGCTTTCAAACACATCGATGTTAGTGAGTTTAATGCTTGTAGTCTCATTTCGCTAGACAAGTTTCTATCAGTAAGCTTTCCAAGTAAAAACCCCACTAGGAGGTAAGATAATTGTGTGACAATATCATTATTTCTGATGGTACTATTATAATCCCCATCACCAAGGCACTGtgtttcaaatatttcattGATTAAACTCATACCTTCAAGCACCATTTTTTGGTTGGATCTATTGGACAAACAATTTTTTAGGAAATTAACAAAATAAGGAAGCCCATCACCAAATGAATCAATCTTGTCATTTTCTAGAAAAGCAGAATAGAAATAGTGTGTCTGTACAGTGTAAGGGATAGAATTCCAGCTTTGATTCAACGCAACAATATATGACTCCACGTAATGCGAACCTACACCACCGAGAGTTCTCGTTATGTTTGAAACTAGCTTCAAAAATGCTTCTGGTTTATCATTGACAACTGCTTCATTACTCCTGATTAACTTTAGGATTTTCTCATTGATATTCTCAGCACTCCCAACAAATAAAGCATAAGGATCATCGTTACAGGCCATACTTACATCACTTAATCTTCTTCCATTGGTAGTTTCTGCCATATTTTTAGAGTTTAATAAATTATAGTAAGCACCATCAGGTGAGCTtaattcaaaaatgaatgaTAAAGTTTCACATAGCCTCAGCAAgacatttttatttttttcaatatctaaTAAAATCATAATATCATTAAAGCACTTCTTCAACGCTAGTGGTAATCTTTGAGGGAAATTCTCAATCACACAAGACAATACATTTAAAGCTTCCAGCCTCACTTTCCAGGAGCAATTATCATCATCGGCATCCTCATCGTCCTCATAATCACTATAGCTAtcaccatcttcatcttcaaagtcATTGTAATCTTTAATATCATCAGCCAAAGCATTACTTtcttcgtcatcttcaCTGTTATCGCCATAAGGATCATACTTGATCAACACCTCACAGATATCAAGACAATCGCCGGTCAGAAAATAAGTATTATCACTCTTACAATTTTTAAATAGGCTCAAAGCAGCTGTTAAGGCTTCAACCCTTAGGTTATCCTTTTCCTGTTGGTTCTCGTAATCTTGATCTAAGTCTCCTAATTCATTTACCTTTAAACAACTACTGATAATTTCCCACAGTTGTAATGCAAAAGGCTCAAAACTAAGTGAGTTGCTTGCAAACGATACAGAAATAACAGATAATAGCTTTGATTGGCCTTCATAGAAATTTTTATAAGAATTGGTTAACTGTGTAATATTTTTAAgaaagttttcaattatCTCAATGCTCTCAATATTTTTAGAAAGTGAGCCATATGCActtatacttttttttgagaTAATTGCATCTGCAGTGAATATGACTTCTGTCAGAAACCCCAAGGTTTGGAATATTTGTGTTTGATTGAAATATTTACCTGAATATTCAATTAAATCTGTTAAAATCTCAATATAATCAATTTCCAGTTTGAACTTCTCCCTATCACTAAATATCTCAGGCAAGACAATGTTAATGATTCCCACGTGCACTTCTTCTATTAAGGGCAAGTTTTCCAGAATATTGTGTAACGCCATTGTATAAATTGTAGAAGTAATCGAAACTTTCTTAG
The Pichia kudriavzevii chromosome 2, complete sequence DNA segment above includes these coding regions:
- a CDS encoding uncharacterized protein (PKUD0B01200); protein product: MTEKLGKIPPMEKLGSNNCSATHSPTSNFTGTSLHSGCGINSSNAERAIGHLERGKESITNLALLFRPKLEKIGAVTPGKASSKILWNDFRDLAKHLSKSGKLIDRNSKLLKDWAATFETDEISMLVLEYQKFALLHSNINKKLAERMEVLSSKVKPLNRVEIQRNVDLAKYIKAKRSFEDFKKKSTDQATMAQLQNDVNYYSTSLKASQLSLEKTVREDVRPAIFAFAYAFKASTISINKICQETLLDFDEFERMIKNPDSIYESKLNLTGFDLLSGISDLSCSSARIERSPSLPERSTDASYNIRQNNDSLISFIGEDQNSLNDGEKPLRLEETEYKSHYHFTKPAKIFKPFGSDPRDLENPELHERFNEKLSFDTAANYNTYVQRNAGDQNNSTVKISHYMNQQDTSVWSKT
- a CDS encoding uncharacterized protein (PKUD0B01210; similar to Saccharomyces cerevisiae YOL098C; ancestral locus Anc_3.93), whose protein sequence is MVISYFKEQCNFKVDYAPAKVKKWRSSRTGLQVTLIDQASPVVNGYFAVATEILNDSGCPHTLEHLIFMGSKKYPYKGLLDILGNLAFSSTNAWTATDQTVYTLSTAGWEGFKMLLPVYLDHLFNPSITDEACYTEVYHVDGEGKEKGVVYSEMQGIENQSWFIQNLESQRTLYKNSGYKSETGGLTKNLRTLDAETIRKYHADNYRPDNLCIIISGSVNEDELMKLMTDFDSELDSLPETPNKRPFVDTPIDLPLSETITKNVLFPDKDESSGNIMMSWIGPDSRNTVLDQAIDILGKYLTSSSVSLFSQNFIEVDDPWATDTGFYTESYILSGMVLSFDNVPTEKLSTFPQKVLDLMREHCDVSKFDIIRLRDLVEQTMWKYVHKSEKSPETLAYIAIYEFEYGKDSGKDLENYSKTLDEFKELLEWDVAKWVDVFRKYYVDNHCAIIIATPSKELYNKNKIDNEKLLNERKQTLGLEGLKELEKKLEKAQEVNNKEIPAQILSSFGRPNPSSIAFNKTESITVGSTKDTINGTSDSLKKIIQDTPDNFSIFAHYENYESNFATIHLLFSSFEIDEKHLPLLRIFENLTTLPVVESNGEITPYEEVVKQVKRDTISCYFGNSFNGKFEEFMDFSITVKNENYSKAIEWYKKLLFQTKFTQERVTVILKKLIKSLPELKRSGSYMLRYLYNKHCYTTRSLLRSSEIITNEQYLKDTLQKIEAGNFKEIENQLDEIRSKLFDNKNIKLVVFGDVNKIENPVSSWAGFVGDTSADKITELPYQYKTLSDVGEKKSKKCFIITTPGSESSYLDLATHTTVFDFTSDDSFKILLGSEYLQCVEGPFWRGIRGAGLAYGANCYNRATIGELGFSIYRGADVEKSYSVAKDIVENHANGKVAIDESLLNGAVSSIVNRLAETQSNYSQTATEEFYSNILLKRGPDYKKKLMTALSLITKEDLIDIFKRYFVNMFNPDTSLCFISCNPTKSENIATFFGNLGYEIEVEHVSVENDDIDGDESTDYGSEDDSESGSESDSEGESEGEDE
- a CDS encoding uncharacterized protein (PKUD0B01215; similar to Saccharomyces cerevisiae YGR235C (MOS2); ancestral locus Anc_5.92), which translates into the protein MSSTILKAGLLVSSTSITYLTFSESIKCESKRTFYNDEPQQVSVSETTPSEPQLSKFVKEEQSIESLLEPRIKSAREELYKYFELSKKYYIEKSEQYFKAEREVFSTASSLHDRREEFFPDALYVITGGLFGSVLARKKNILIRVLAPVATGLLSFKLFFPKTFNNVFGFLENVEKEKLPAVHTKQVEFAEKSEELVKSTSSTIVESSKEVEGFLAKVKRSIGEYTGLNVDQIITEKKK
- a CDS encoding uncharacterized protein (PKUD0B01220; similar to Saccharomyces cerevisiae YBR056W; ancestral locus Anc_3.266), encoding MGLLKTLKNKVTSISEIAPSAPAAPIGREPTDRSIYQSRQNFGVNFGSLFLLEKYIFDEMFVDDAGVELDAIKNCFKKDGVDKTRERLEHHWKNYCSDSDWEWLKEKGIQSIRIPFGYWLVDGGSFTKGTSFESLAGAYAKGWSILKKFYIEKAKQYQISILVDLHALPKGANTGDHSGEWFKDPDFWNDSNAINLAVEICAFIAKDLADYDNICGIQIVNESVFSNNPSGQEKYYRKAANAIRKVNSDVPIIISDGWWPDQWVNFLDRFSNGDVGSLGIVIDDHIYRCFSDDDKNKKIEEIIEDLDSSVLTGLSKPADFIIGEYSCVLDSRSWDRSQGCNRDDMVRAYGNKQCKLFKERANTGHYFWTFKFQHGDGGEWGLVPMISRGCIPSRNSSVNLPSKEDFDRNLKEMLQGHENYWKAQNPNENYEFWRYKEGFTTGWHDALSFARFNNSRIGRMVAWTSSRRKEHVNARKSSPFLWQWEAGFQEAIRKFEEVSNKAFI